In one window of Sulfitobacter noctilucicola DNA:
- a CDS encoding D-lyxose/D-mannose family sugar isomerase: MKRSRINEIMSQADDMIRSFGFSLPPFAYWSPSEFQARKSAASALIDARCGWDITDYGAGDFDQMGLFLFTLRNGRLADLQRGRGMCYAEKLLVSRQYQLSPMHTHIEKAEDIINRGGATLVIELFGSDNKGGFCADRGGQVLCDGIFRDFHAGEKLKLAPGESVTLMPGDWHAFWGEGGDVLIGEVSTVNDDIHDNIFRAPIGRFANVEEDVDPLHLLVSDYALLLK; this comes from the coding sequence TCACAGGCGGACGACATGATACGCTCGTTCGGATTTTCGCTCCCGCCCTTCGCCTATTGGAGCCCTTCCGAATTTCAGGCGCGCAAAAGCGCTGCTTCGGCGTTGATTGATGCAAGATGCGGATGGGATATTACAGACTACGGTGCAGGAGACTTTGACCAAATGGGTCTGTTCCTCTTCACCCTGCGCAACGGACGTCTTGCAGATCTGCAGCGGGGCAGAGGTATGTGCTACGCCGAGAAACTTCTGGTGTCGCGGCAGTATCAACTCAGCCCCATGCATACCCACATCGAAAAGGCCGAAGACATCATCAACAGAGGTGGAGCCACTTTGGTGATCGAGCTTTTCGGCTCTGACAATAAGGGAGGTTTTTGCGCTGACAGGGGGGGACAGGTGCTTTGCGACGGCATCTTTCGGGACTTTCATGCGGGCGAAAAACTCAAACTCGCTCCCGGTGAAAGCGTGACATTGATGCCGGGCGATTGGCACGCCTTTTGGGGCGAAGGTGGTGATGTCTTGATCGGCGAAGTGTCGACAGTGAACGACGACATCCACGACAATATTTTCCGAGCGCCAATTGGTCGCTTTGCCAATGTCGAAGAAGATGTTGACCCACTACATCTGTTGGTGAGCGACTACGCCCTTTTGCTGAAATGA
- a CDS encoding type II toxin-antitoxin system PrlF family antitoxin, with amino-acid sequence MTALAQDVSKLTDRYQTTVPAGVRKQLKLGKGDQIRYCTEPSGRVYIEPVRSDEEDPVLGAFLDFVEADIKAHPDRIRAFDGALHDRLAALVGDVDVDLDAPLSLEDE; translated from the coding sequence ATGACAGCCCTCGCACAAGATGTCTCGAAACTCACGGATCGGTATCAGACGACCGTGCCGGCGGGTGTGCGCAAACAGCTCAAGCTGGGCAAGGGCGACCAGATTCGTTACTGCACCGAGCCGAGTGGCAGGGTCTATATCGAGCCCGTGCGCAGCGACGAGGAAGATCCCGTGCTCGGAGCCTTTCTCGATTTTGTCGAGGCCGATATCAAGGCGCATCCGGACCGCATTCGGGCGTTCGATGGGGCTTTGCATGACCGTCTTGCAGCACTGGTCGGAGACGTTGACGTCGATCTCGATGCGCCGCTATCGCTCGAGGATGAATGA
- a CDS encoding DUF6927 domain-containing protein, translated as MGWLFYTDRRVQTYADEKAEIARLCTFESDRRKTELVKACKVGSTWYAAAKVTSIDGSPVEDTTYVTDADGSITFGAVFLTRYDDGCWGYKDMEESAGPNESRAPLGLIELLSDLKDPDSYAHAWRQRCQDWAAIPDYEEGDKIRLAAPVTLTDGSTCQIVTATHYRRGRQKRRCYRIEETGGLVRLSKASLAGSELLSSAKGATSPVLAEFLAGRN; from the coding sequence ATGGGATGGCTCTTCTATACCGATCGCCGCGTCCAGACCTACGCGGATGAGAAAGCGGAGATTGCCCGGCTCTGCACCTTCGAGAGCGACAGGCGCAAGACGGAACTGGTCAAAGCCTGCAAGGTGGGTTCGACTTGGTACGCGGCGGCAAAGGTCACAAGTATCGATGGCTCGCCGGTCGAGGACACGACCTATGTGACCGATGCGGATGGCTCCATCACGTTCGGTGCTGTCTTCCTCACCCGATACGATGACGGCTGCTGGGGCTACAAGGACATGGAGGAAAGTGCTGGCCCGAACGAGTCTCGTGCTCCCCTTGGGCTGATCGAGCTCCTCTCCGACCTGAAAGACCCGGACAGCTATGCTCATGCCTGGCGCCAGCGCTGCCAGGACTGGGCTGCGATCCCGGACTACGAGGAAGGCGACAAGATCAGGCTCGCAGCACCTGTGACGCTCACCGATGGCAGTACCTGCCAGATTGTCACCGCGACCCACTACAGGCGCGGGCGGCAAAAGCGCCGCTGCTACCGCATCGAGGAAACCGGTGGGCTCGTACGCTTGTCGAAGGCCTCGCTTGCGGGCTCGGAGCTGCTCAGCTCCGCGAAAGGTGCGACTAGCCCGGTGCTGGCGGAGTTCCTGGCGGGGCGAAATTAG
- a CDS encoding type II toxin-antitoxin system YhaV family toxin has product MSGDSVPAQAPLVVNGWSIYAHPLFLDQLEGLTLEVEARKARDPKSWRKKNPTKRLAAIFKLVTEAIPADPGAAAFRQGGTLGDHRKHWFRAKFFQQYRLFYRFNSDAKVIVVAWVNDDKTLRAYGSKTDAYATFKGMLEDGNPPDNFDALLKEAAAANKRFETSLEAVPDR; this is encoded by the coding sequence ATGAGCGGCGATAGCGTGCCCGCCCAAGCGCCCCTTGTCGTAAACGGATGGTCGATTTATGCGCATCCGCTCTTTCTGGATCAGCTCGAAGGGCTGACCCTCGAGGTCGAGGCGCGTAAGGCACGCGATCCTAAGAGCTGGCGCAAGAAAAACCCGACGAAACGGCTGGCCGCCATCTTCAAGCTGGTCACCGAGGCCATACCGGCAGATCCGGGTGCCGCCGCCTTCCGGCAAGGCGGCACACTCGGCGATCACCGCAAGCACTGGTTCCGGGCGAAATTCTTCCAGCAGTATCGGCTGTTCTATCGGTTCAACAGCGATGCGAAGGTCATCGTGGTGGCCTGGGTGAACGACGACAAGACCCTGCGCGCCTACGGCAGCAAGACGGATGCCTATGCGACGTTCAAAGGGATGTTGGAAGATGGCAATCCACCTGACAATTTTGACGCGCTCTTGAAAGAAGCAGCGGCGGCGAACAAGCGGTTCGAGACGTCCCTTGAAGCGGTGCCCGATCGGTAA